The sequence CAGAGGCCCAACGAGGCCTCAAAATTCACCAGCACCTCGTTCACAACAGTCCATGCCATCAACGGCTCACGGTAGAGGCTGACTTTCTTCCCCTTCACCTGGCTCCTGAAGTCCCCGTGTGGAAAGCCTCCAACGATGACGAGCGGATTCTCAAGCTCCACCAATACCTTCCCGAAGTCCCTCGGCTTCATGAACTCCCCTCCCTCGTGCATCACGAAGACTTCATCCGGACCAATTTCTTCCACAAGCTCGTTCAGCGTTTTCTCCTCAATGCGGAGGAGCTCCAAATCCTTCGGAACGACCCGGTTCTTGAAGAGGCTCTCCATTAAACCTAAGAAGCGGTTGTAGTTCCTTGGAAGCCTCGTCTCGGGCTTCACGTAAATCACCTCGTCGTTCCTCGTGTGAACGTATACCCTCAGAAGGCCCTCCTTGTTCGCTATGCTTTCGAGGGCGTTGAGGAGGCAGATGTGGACTATGTCCGGCCTCCCGCGCCTCTCGCCGTCTTCGAGCTTCCTCAGAGCTGAGTGGTGGTAACTGCTGTCAAGTATCACTTCCTCTGGCTTCTTGCCCCTCCTCCTCGCGTAGTTCACAACGGCGGGGTGCTCCACTATTGATTTTGGCACAAGCTCAAGCTCGGAGTCAGCTATTGCCAGGTGGAGCATTTTCCTCCCTCCTTGGCTTTATTCCTCTCTCCGCGAGGTCGTCGAGGATTCTCTTAAAGGTGTCAATCCTCATGCCGAGAATCTCGGGCGGGATGACGCCGAAGATACAGCTCCCCTCGGCGACGAGCCTGGCTATTGCAGAGGCCGTGTAACCAGTCACACGCGCCATCGAGGTGAACTCTCGTTCCTCATCAAGTAGGGTGTAGCTTATCGTCCTTCCGGGCTCGATGCCAACGACCTTCATAATCGAGAAGTCCGGGCTCTCATAGGTCATGAGCGGTGTTATGACTTCCAGGGTCTTGTCGAGGTGCTCGGGCTTAAAGAACCCAAGCTCCCTCAGAACCTTCATCTTCTCAAGGTGACCCGGCCACCGGAGTGTCCACTCCTCAAGCCGCTTCACTCTGACGCTCTCAAGCAGGCTCCTCAGGCCGTCGCTGAGGAAGGCCTCGAAGGTGAAGCCCTCTATCTCAACGGTCTTAATTTCGGAGAGCGGGTCTACTGCCGTGACTTCTCCGCCCCTTATTACCCTCGCCGGCCGGGTGTACTCTTCAATTAAATCTTTAGGTGACCATGTAATTCTGTAGTAGAGCGGCGGCCTCGGCTCCTTCGGGAGGCCCCCAACGTAGATGTAGCCCTCGCTCATGTCGTCGAGCTCGTTCCAGATTCTGCCCATCAGGATGTGGCTCAGCCCGGGAGCGAAGCCGGCATCAAATATAACGGTAACCTGTGCCTTTTCCGCCTCCTCGCGGAGCTCTAACGGGTTCTCTGGCATAAAAGAGACGTCCACCATGTCAACACCGGCCTTTATCGCAGCCTTGACCGATGCGTATCCAAAGCGGCCGGGCAGGGCACCGACCACGAGCTCAAATCCTTTCATGGCCTCTACCAATTTATCAAAACGGGAAGCGTCGAGCTTGAGCGGTGTGGCGAACTCAGAAACTGCCTTCAGCCTCTCCTCGCAGAGGTCTGCGATGTGGACGTCGAACTCGTCTCTAAGGTCCCAGGCTATCGCCCTTCCAACGTTTCCAGAACCGAGTACAAGAACTCTCATCTCAACCTACCTCCTCCACAAACTCTGCCAACCGTTCATCTATGTGACTGTATCCATAGCCGGGAATATAACGGTTTGCTCGTGCAAAAATTTTAAAAGCGCAAGATTGTACACTGGATGGAAAATTTTTGCAAGGCTCAGGTTTATAAGGGCTCAAACCGAGTGTGTGGAGGTGATGATCATGGCTTACCACAGGGGTAGCAGAGGCAAGGGTAAGAAAAACCATCAGGAAGGAGAGGAGATAATTCGCGTTCCCCTCCCGGACAGGAGTAAGGGGCAGCTCTTCGGTGTTATAGAGCAGGCCCTTGGAGCGGGCTGGATGGACGTCCGCTGTGAGGACGGAAAGGTCAGGAGATGCAGGATTCCTGGCAAGCTCAAGAGGAGGATGTGGATGCGCGTTGGCGACGTTGTCATAGTCCAGCCCTGGCCAGTTCAGACCGATGAGCGCGGTGACATAGTCTACCGCTACACGAGGACTCAGGTTGACTGGCTCCTCAGGAAGGGCAAGATAAGCCAGGACTTCCTCACCGGTGGCGAGCTGTTGTTCTGATTCCGAGTGATGGGAAATGCGCGAGGAATTCCTTGAGAGGGAAGTAGAGGAGATACTCGGCCTCAGGGAGAGAAGGGAGAAGGACAGCGAGCTCTACAAGATAGCCAACGAGGTCTTTGACAGGACCACCAAGGAGACTCTAGCTTACCTCCACAGGCGCGGTAAAATAGAGGAGCTCTACGGCGTCATAAGCACGGGCAAGGAAGCAAACGTCTTCGCCGGTGTCGATGCTGAGGGCAATAAGATAGCGGTGAAGGTTTACAGAACCTACACAACTGAGTTCAGGCGCATCTGGGAGTACCTCGCGGCCGACCCGCGCATCGGCTACCTGCCGAAGGATATGCGGAAGCTCGTCTTCGTCTGGACGAGGCGGGAGTTCAAGAACCTCCAGAGGGCGATAAAGTACGCGGTTCGCGTTCCCGAGCCCGTAATCTTCCGCAACAACGTCCTCGTTATGGAGTTCGTTGGCGATGAAGCCCCAGCCCCCCGCCTGAAGGACGTTGAGAAGGGCCTTGAAAAGAGCGACTTCGAGGAGCTTTACAGCTACCTGATAGGTGTCATTGAGAGGCTCTGGAAGCGCGGTGACATGGTTCACGGCGATTTGAGCGAGTACAACGTCCTGCTCTGGGACGGGCCGGTGGTTATAGACTGGTCGCAGGCTACCGTGAGGAGAAACAGAATGAGCGTCGAGCTCCTAAAGCGCGATTTAAGGAACGTTACCAACTACTTCGCGAGGAAGGGTGTTGACGTTGAAGATTACGAGGTGAAACTCCGCGAGCTGATTGAGAGGTGAGAGCATGGACGAGTTTGAGAGGCTCCTGAAGAAGTACGAGCGCGTTGATAAGGACGGAAAACTGATTGAAGAGCCCGAATTTGGCGAGATTGATTACATGGCAGAGGGCGAGCAGGAGGAGTTCGTGAGGATTCCCAAGGAGAGGATAGCCGTCCTCATAGGTAAGAAGGGCAGGACCAAGAGGGAGATAGAGGAGCGTACCGGCACGAGGATAGAGGTTGACAGCGAGACGGGAGAGGTTTTCATCACCGCCACCAAGAAGACGAAAGACCCGCTCGCGGTCTGGAAGGCGAGGGACGTGGTTTTGGCCATAGGCAGAGGTTTCTCCCCCGAGAGGGCCTTCCGCCTGTTTAACGAGGGCGAAATCCTTGAGGTTGTGAACCTCACCGACATCGTCGTTGGAAACGAGAAGAACGCCCTTCCGAGGGTCAGGGGTAGAATCATCGGACGGAAGGGGAGGACGAGGGAGATTATTGAGGAGATGAGCGGTGCTGATGTTAGTGTTTACGGAAAGACCGTCGCGATAATCGGCAACCCGATTCAGGTTGAGGTTGCCAGAACGGCTGTAGAGAAGCTCGCAAGGGGCTCGCCCCACGGCGTCGTTTACCGCTACC is a genomic window of Thermococcus guaymasensis DSM 11113 containing:
- a CDS encoding saccharopine dehydrogenase family protein; protein product: MRVLVLGSGNVGRAIAWDLRDEFDVHIADLCEERLKAVSEFATPLKLDASRFDKLVEAMKGFELVVGALPGRFGYASVKAAIKAGVDMVDVSFMPENPLELREEAEKAQVTVIFDAGFAPGLSHILMGRIWNELDDMSEGYIYVGGLPKEPRPPLYYRITWSPKDLIEEYTRPARVIRGGEVTAVDPLSEIKTVEIEGFTFEAFLSDGLRSLLESVRVKRLEEWTLRWPGHLEKMKVLRELGFFKPEHLDKTLEVITPLMTYESPDFSIMKVVGIEPGRTISYTLLDEEREFTSMARVTGYTASAIARLVAEGSCIFGVIPPEILGMRIDTFKRILDDLAERGIKPRREENAPPGNS
- a CDS encoding serine protein kinase RIO is translated as MREEFLEREVEEILGLRERREKDSELYKIANEVFDRTTKETLAYLHRRGKIEELYGVISTGKEANVFAGVDAEGNKIAVKVYRTYTTEFRRIWEYLAADPRIGYLPKDMRKLVFVWTRREFKNLQRAIKYAVRVPEPVIFRNNVLVMEFVGDEAPAPRLKDVEKGLEKSDFEELYSYLIGVIERLWKRGDMVHGDLSEYNVLLWDGPVVIDWSQATVRRNRMSVELLKRDLRNVTNYFARKGVDVEDYEVKLRELIER
- a CDS encoding 16S rRNA methyltransferase is translated as MLHLAIADSELELVPKSIVEHPAVVNYARRRGKKPEEVILDSSYHHSALRKLEDGERRGRPDIVHICLLNALESIANKEGLLRVYVHTRNDEVIYVKPETRLPRNYNRFLGLMESLFKNRVVPKDLELLRIEEKTLNELVEEIGPDEVFVMHEGGEFMKPRDFGKVLVELENPLVIVGGFPHGDFRSQVKGKKVSLYREPLMAWTVVNEVLVNFEASLGL
- the eif1A gene encoding translation initiation factor eIF-1A is translated as MAYHRGSRGKGKKNHQEGEEIIRVPLPDRSKGQLFGVIEQALGAGWMDVRCEDGKVRRCRIPGKLKRRMWMRVGDVVIVQPWPVQTDERGDIVYRYTRTQVDWLLRKGKISQDFLTGGELLF
- a CDS encoding KH domain-containing protein codes for the protein MDEFERLLKKYERVDKDGKLIEEPEFGEIDYMAEGEQEEFVRIPKERIAVLIGKKGRTKREIEERTGTRIEVDSETGEVFITATKKTKDPLAVWKARDVVLAIGRGFSPERAFRLFNEGEILEVVNLTDIVVGNEKNALPRVRGRIIGRKGRTREIIEEMSGADVSVYGKTVAIIGNPIQVEVARTAVEKLARGSPHGVVYRYLERRKKDLELESSAYYEALEGEPEDWEEE